A window of Rhododendron vialii isolate Sample 1 chromosome 13a, ASM3025357v1 contains these coding sequences:
- the LOC131314966 gene encoding uncharacterized protein LOC131314966 isoform X2 has protein sequence MDNQRSPLLTWAYYCQGKSMDELRQSLLFTTLELETTRLKAEEEIKIRDAQFTHLKNLLSEAIRERDEAQDKCHRLLFEKLFLQQQQQQQQQPAPLSGVSSIEDLDEPRRGLDSNNGFSSSDCEESIVSSPPQLPPPPPQPPSVEEPPILPLVSDKPLPEKGKLLQAVMKAGPLLQTLLLAGPLPQWRHPPPPIDSYQIPPPPVAIPPPPQLLHQDSLLSIGTSCNNMDNSVSVNNRKRGFCVQGSDSPTEAKYQRLVLQ, from the exons ATGGATAATCAACGCAGTCCTCTTCTCACTTGGGCTTACTACTGCCAGGGGAAG AGCATGGATGAGCTGAGGCAATCTCTTCTGTTCACCACTCTGGAGCTGGAAACAACAAGGCTGAAAGCGGAGGAGGAAATCAAAATCCGAGATGCCCAATTCACCCATCTCAAAAACCTCCTCTCCGAAGCcatcagagagagagacgaagcgCAAGACAAGTGCCATAGGCTCCTCTTCGAAAAACTCTTCctccaacaacaacagcagcagcagcagcaaccaGCTCCGCTCTCCGGTGTATCGAGCATAGAAGACTTGGACGAACCCAGACGAGGCCTCGACTCCAACAACGGATTCTCCTCCTCCGATTGCGAAGAAAGCATCGTTTCATCGCCACCCCAattgccgccgccaccaccgcaGCCACCGTCAGTTGAAGAGCCTCCTATCCTTCCACTGGTGAGCGACAAACCCTTGCCGGAAAAAGGGAAGCTTTTGCAAGCGGTGATGAAAGCAGGGCCACTGCTTCAGACCCTGCTCCTGGCTGGTCCACTGCCGCAGTGGCGCCACCCTCCGCCGCCAATTGACTCCTACCAGATCCCCCCGCCGCCGGTGGCCATTCCGCCTCCGCCGCAACTCCTCCACCAAGACTCCTTACTCAGCATTGGTACTTCTTGCAACAACATGGACAATTCTGTTAGCGTTAATAATAGGAAGAGAGGTTTTTGTGTACAAGGGTCTGATTCTCCGACAGAGGCCAAGTACCAGAGACTTGTTCTGCAATGA
- the LOC131314966 gene encoding uncharacterized protein LOC131314966 isoform X1 translates to MGSISFQNRDLIFRGFCSKRAKSMDELRQSLLFTTLELETTRLKAEEEIKIRDAQFTHLKNLLSEAIRERDEAQDKCHRLLFEKLFLQQQQQQQQQPAPLSGVSSIEDLDEPRRGLDSNNGFSSSDCEESIVSSPPQLPPPPPQPPSVEEPPILPLVSDKPLPEKGKLLQAVMKAGPLLQTLLLAGPLPQWRHPPPPIDSYQIPPPPVAIPPPPQLLHQDSLLSIGTSCNNMDNSVSVNNRKRGFCVQGSDSPTEAKYQRLVLQ, encoded by the exons ATGGGttccatttctttccaaaatCGAGACCTAATCTTTCgtgggttttgctcaaaacgaGCCAAG AGCATGGATGAGCTGAGGCAATCTCTTCTGTTCACCACTCTGGAGCTGGAAACAACAAGGCTGAAAGCGGAGGAGGAAATCAAAATCCGAGATGCCCAATTCACCCATCTCAAAAACCTCCTCTCCGAAGCcatcagagagagagacgaagcgCAAGACAAGTGCCATAGGCTCCTCTTCGAAAAACTCTTCctccaacaacaacagcagcagcagcagcaaccaGCTCCGCTCTCCGGTGTATCGAGCATAGAAGACTTGGACGAACCCAGACGAGGCCTCGACTCCAACAACGGATTCTCCTCCTCCGATTGCGAAGAAAGCATCGTTTCATCGCCACCCCAattgccgccgccaccaccgcaGCCACCGTCAGTTGAAGAGCCTCCTATCCTTCCACTGGTGAGCGACAAACCCTTGCCGGAAAAAGGGAAGCTTTTGCAAGCGGTGATGAAAGCAGGGCCACTGCTTCAGACCCTGCTCCTGGCTGGTCCACTGCCGCAGTGGCGCCACCCTCCGCCGCCAATTGACTCCTACCAGATCCCCCCGCCGCCGGTGGCCATTCCGCCTCCGCCGCAACTCCTCCACCAAGACTCCTTACTCAGCATTGGTACTTCTTGCAACAACATGGACAATTCTGTTAGCGTTAATAATAGGAAGAGAGGTTTTTGTGTACAAGGGTCTGATTCTCCGACAGAGGCCAAGTACCAGAGACTTGTTCTGCAATGA